Proteins co-encoded in one Solea senegalensis isolate Sse05_10M linkage group LG8, IFAPA_SoseM_1, whole genome shotgun sequence genomic window:
- the LOC122773548 gene encoding uncharacterized membrane protein C3orf80 homolog — MMPRLPGGGRTTSGTTGTLLSACLVSACAALRSCGEVQCGDGQQCCPPVVASNGSAGTAVRCCKLPIHIFFDNVGWFTRKLSGILILLLLFAMGYFIQRIICPRPRRHPHNDRGEEPSLFHGHASASQDSLLDRYPEYSLGDFTSPSLPSYDEVKYLPTYEESMQEMHRDRSDDNLLSEAEQCGPCDVGSRGTAAGPRAADQRRDVLLEAPAPQHSPARTSRNSV, encoded by the coding sequence ATGATGCCCCGTCTGCCGGGCGGCGGCAGGACAACGAGCGGAACCACTGGCACCCTGCTATCGGCTTGTCTGGTCTCCGCTTGTGCTGCGCTCCGGAGCTGCGGGGAGGTCCAGTGCGGCGACGGCCAGCAGTGCTGCCCGCCCGTCGTGGCCAGCAACGGCAGCGCCGGTACCGCGGTGCGCTGCTGCAAACTCCCCATCCATATTTTTTTCGACAACGTGGGCTGGTTTACGCGGAAGCTGTCGGGAATCCTGATCCTGCTCCTGCTCTTTGCCATGGGCTACTTCAtccagcggatcatctgcccgCGGCCCCGCCGGCACCCGCACAACGACCGCGGCGAGGAGCCCTCCCTCTTTCACGGACACGCGTCAGCGTCCCAGGACTCCCTGCTGGACCGCTACCCAGAGTACAGCCTCGGGGACTTCACCTCCCCGAGTCTGCCATCTTATGACGAGGTGAAATACTTACCCACGTACGAGGAGAGCATGCAGGAGATGCACAGAGACCGATCCGACGACAACTTGCTGTCGGAGGCTGAGCAATGCGGACCGTGCGATGTGGGCAGCAGGGGGACAGCTGCGGGACCGAGGGCTGCAGACCAGAGGCGGGATGTCCTGCTGGAGGCGCCCGCACCGCAACACAGCCCTGCAAGGACATCACGGAACTCTGTGTGa
- the si:dkeyp-97b10.3 gene encoding uncharacterized protein si:dkeyp-97b10.3, with translation MTFSVLHIKGNRPLIEPTVDHTGSHVKWNVTSLSPVGPIIQTSQSVEHHGVVLVYKQLGGDNNSYSFHVYLATNSSSDIKDICKQVRGYKNRYIRIEKPPTCKLDEGTYRLLSEPEGDIKPQDLKFTLAVTKMKGYFEAYFEQPPPFKLSLIETESDQTVWSSTIREGDCVDTTEKKPRKRTNSRKRSSSPSEDEAFCKKPRWQDESDGVKTGMPQVQDLSEKQLLQVAKQLGREWKQVAIYLDLNSRHLDDIQAAEKDVTMQKLKMLVEWKGRQLPGEATASRLWKSVEELDDLPNEVRQTLQDMINNPAAK, from the exons ATGACCTTCAGCGTCCTACACATCAAGGGCAACCGTCCTCTCATTGAGCCGACAGTGGACCACACAGGTAGCCACGTGAAATGGAACGTGACGTCGCTCTCACCTGTGGGTCCCATCATCCAGACCAGCCAGTCTGTGGAGCACCACGGCGTGGTCCTGGTCTATAAACAGCTGGGAGGCGACAACAACAGCTACAGTTTCCATGTGTACCTGGCCACTAACAGTTCATCTGACATCAAA GATATATGCAAACAAGTGCGGGGCTACAAGAATCGCTACATCCGGATCGAAAAGCCTCCCACGTGTAAACTGGACGAGGGGACGTATCGTCTCCTGAGCGAGCCGGAGGGAGACATCAAACCCCAG GATTTGAAATTCACTCTCGCGGTGACAAAGATGAAAGGCTACTTTGAAGCTTACTTTGAGCAGCCTCCGCCCTTTAAGTTGTCTCTTATAGAGACTGAGTCTGATCAGACTGTATGGTCCTCCACCATCAGAGAAG GTGACTGTGTGGATACGACAGAAAAGAAGCCCAGGAAAAGGACTAACA GcaggaagaggagcagcagtCCATCAGAAGACGAAGCCTTCTGTAAAAAGCCTCGCTGGCAGGACGAGTCAG aCGGAGTGAAGACAGGAATGCCTCAGGTTCAGGACTTGTCCGAGAAGCAGCTATTACAGGTGGCCAAGCAACTGGGCAGGGAGTGGAAACAGGTGGCCATCTATCTCGACCTGAACTCCAGGCACCTGGATGACATTCAGGCGGCAGAGAAAGATGTGACCATGCAGAAGCTGAAGATGCTGGTGGAGTGGAAGGGCAGACAGCTGCCGGGAGAAGCCACGGCGAGCCGTCTGTGGAAAAGTGTGGAGGAGCTGGATGACTTGCCAAACGAGGTCCGACAGACACTGCAAG ATATGATAAACAACCCAGCAGCTAAGTGA